The Anaerobaca lacustris DNA window ATGAACGAGGCCGGGGACATGCTGCGCGTCAGCACGAACGTCCAGAAACTGGACGGCGCCCGCGCGATCGGCACCTACATTCCACGGACGCGAGCGGACGGCACACCCGACCCTGTAGTCGCCAGCGTGCTCCAGGGCCAGACCTATCACGGCCGCGCGTTCGTGGTGAACCGATGGTACATCACCGCGTACGAACCGATCCGTGACGCCAGTCAGAACATCGTCGGCATGCTGTACGTCGGCGTGCCGCAGGAAAGCGTCGCCGCGTTGCGGCAGTCCATCATGGACATAACGGTCGGCAAGACCGGATACGTCTACGTGCTCGATTCCAAAGGGCACTACGTCGTCTCCGAGAAGGGCAAGCGCGACGGTGAGAATATCAACGAGGCCAAGGACGCCAATGGAGATCTCTTCATTCAGGAGATCTGCAAGAAAGCCGTCGCGCTGAAAGAGGGCGAGATCGCCGAGCAGCGGTACCCGTGGAAGAACGCCGGCGATGCCGTGGCCCGCGAGAAGGTCGCCCGGATCGTCTACTTCGAGCCGTGGGACTGGGTCATCGGCGTCGGCTCCTATACAGACGAGTTCTATGAGGCCCGCGATCAGGTCACGGCCATCGGCAACGCGGGGAACCGCATCCTGGCCCTCGTTCTCGTGGCGGCATTTCTGACCACGGCGGTGATCTGGTACCTCATGGCTCGCGGCCTGGCTGGCCGAATCTCCCGCGTGGTCTCACAGCTTTCCGAGGGCGCCGATCAGGTGGCCTCGGCCTCCGGGCAGGTCTCCTCCGCCTCGCAGTCGCTCGCGGAGGGCGCCACCGAGCAGGCCGCCGGACTCCAGGAGACCTCGTCCAGCCTCGAAGAGATGGCCTCGATGACCAAGCAAAACGCCGCCAACGCCCAGCAGGCCAACCTGCTGGCCTCGGAAGCTCGCAAGTCCGCGGACACCGGCGCCGAATCCATGGCCCGCATGAACGGCGCCATCCGCGAGATCCAGAAGAGTTCCGACGAGACCAGCAAGATCATCAAGGTCATCGACGAGATCGCGTTCCAGACCAACCTGCTGGCCCTCAACGCCGCCGTCGAGGCGGCGCGAGCGGGCGAGGCGGGCAAGGGCTTCGCGGTGGTCGCCGAAGAGGTCCGCAATCTGGCGATGCGCTCGGCCGAGGCCGCCAAGAACACGGCGAACATGATCCAGGAATCCGTCAAGAACGCCAACAACGGCGTGGACATCGCCACGGAAGTGGGCAAGGTTCTGGACGAGATCGTTCAGGGCATCGGCAAGACGACGGATCTGGTCAGTGAGATCGCCGCCGCGTCGCAGGAGCAGGCACAGGGCATCGACCAGGTCAATACGGCGATCGCTCAGATGGACAAGGTGACACAACAGAACGCTGCAAACGCCGAGGAAAGCGCCAGTGCCTCTGAGCAACTCAGTGCCCAGGCCGAAACGATGAACGAGATGGTCGGTGAATTGGCCGCGTTGGTTGGGGGTGCGGCCCGAAACACGACCGGCCGGACCCATTCATCCAAGCAAGGACGAGCCCTTCGTCCGTCGGACCATGTGTATCACCACATCGCCGGGACCGGCAAGGTCAAGAAAACCCCGGCTGCCACCGCCAAGCCGAGCCGGGCATCGGCCCATCAGAGCATTCCGCTCGACGACGACGGGTTCAACCAGTTCAACGAGTAGCACGACCTGACGCTGAACGTCCCCAAGTGGGCTATCCGAGTCCACTTGGGGACGAGCG harbors:
- a CDS encoding methyl-accepting chemotaxis protein: MLKNVKLQTKLLTLGIAMTVIPLLIVSVVIFVQNKRMVAVAEQGNTDLAYTDLDHIAMNVYGMCKAQQEMLQANIDSSLNVARDIVQNSGGIRLAEETITWDAVNQYTNAGQRVTLPKMMVGDTWLGKISDMTTPAPVVDKTQNLVQATCTIFQKMNEAGDMLRVSTNVQKLDGARAIGTYIPRTRADGTPDPVVASVLQGQTYHGRAFVVNRWYITAYEPIRDASQNIVGMLYVGVPQESVAALRQSIMDITVGKTGYVYVLDSKGHYVVSEKGKRDGENINEAKDANGDLFIQEICKKAVALKEGEIAEQRYPWKNAGDAVAREKVARIVYFEPWDWVIGVGSYTDEFYEARDQVTAIGNAGNRILALVLVAAFLTTAVIWYLMARGLAGRISRVVSQLSEGADQVASASGQVSSASQSLAEGATEQAAGLQETSSSLEEMASMTKQNAANAQQANLLASEARKSADTGAESMARMNGAIREIQKSSDETSKIIKVIDEIAFQTNLLALNAAVEAARAGEAGKGFAVVAEEVRNLAMRSAEAAKNTANMIQESVKNANNGVDIATEVGKVLDEIVQGIGKTTDLVSEIAAASQEQAQGIDQVNTAIAQMDKVTQQNAANAEESASASEQLSAQAETMNEMVGELAALVGGAARNTTGRTHSSKQGRALRPSDHVYHHIAGTGKVKKTPAATAKPSRASAHQSIPLDDDGFNQFNE